One region of Miscanthus floridulus cultivar M001 chromosome 19, ASM1932011v1, whole genome shotgun sequence genomic DNA includes:
- the LOC136525676 gene encoding probable 2-oxoglutarate-dependent dioxygenase AOP1 gives MLELDQMVQKMVLESLGVRKEHVDSHLASLDYHVRLSHYGPPPPPPPPPAHKECTMATTIAQHEVDGLQVQARDGAWISVAPEPGTFAVVAGEIWQVLTNGRVPACVHRVRAPSKRERLSALFGSSLRHGAAVSALEELVDHDRHPLRFRPCDFDEYVKFRLGQERPALNSALQEFCGIGPTK, from the exons ATGCTGGAGTTGGACCAAATGGTGCAGAAGATGGTTCTGGAGAGCCTGGGCGTGCGGAAGGAGCACGTCGACTCGCACCTCGCGTCGCTCGACTACCACGTCCGGCTGTCCCACTATGG cccccccccccccccccccccccccccggcgcaCAAGGAGTGCACCATGGCGACCACGATCGCGCAGCACGAGGTGGACGGGCTGCAGGTGCAGGCCAGGGACGGCGCCTGGATCAGCGTGGCCCCTGAGCCCGGCACGTTCGCTGTCGTCGCCGGCGAGATATG GCAGGTGCTGACGAATGGGAGGGTGCCTGCCTGCGTCCACCGCGTGAGGGCGCCGAGCAAACGCGAGAGGCTGTCGGCGCTGTTCGGGTCGTCGCTGAGGCACGGCGCCGCGGTGAGCGCGCTGGAGGAGCTCGTGGACCACGACCGGCACCCCCTGCGTTTCAGGCCCTGCGACTTCGACGAGTACGTCAAGTTCCGATTGGGTCAGGAGAGGCCCGCATTGAACAGCGCGCTCCAGGAGTTCTGCGGAATTGGCCCCACCAAGTGA